In Corallococcus caeni, the DNA window ACGCCCGGGCCCCCCGCCACGCCCACGCCGTCCTGCCGCATCAGCTCCGTCACGACGAATGACGAGGGGCCGCACGGCCCGTGAGGGCCAGGTCCGCCAAGGCACAGCAGGGGAGCAACCGGGGCGGGTTGCCCTGACGGCCCGGTTCTGACAGACAAGCAGCATGAAGCGCGTGCAGTTCTCCGTGCACCGCACGGTCGGAGAGGCACGGATGTTGGCGGGAGCCCTGGAATCTGCCGGGCTCTCTGTCGACATCCGCGGTGAGTCCCTGGTCCCGCTGAGCGGAGAGATTCCCAGCACGGAGGCCTGGGTGGAGCTGTGGCTGTGGTCCGAGGAACTGGAGGCCGGGCGCCAGGTCCTCGCGGAGCTCCAGGCGAACCAGGAAGCCGCCAATCGTTCGGTGACATGTCCCCGCTGCGGCGAGGAGAACCCGGCGAACTTCGAGCTGTGCTGGAGCTGTGAGCTGGAGCTTCCCTCGGGGCTGCGCCCCCACCTGCGCGCCGTATAGAAACCCGTCATGAGCGAGCCAACGAACGAACCGGGGCAGAGGACCGGCCGGCGCTGGAACCAGGGGCTCCGGGGCGTCCTCTGGGTCTGCGGCGTGGCGCTCGCCATCCACGTCATCCCCCTGTTCCTGCCCCGCGACATGCCCGAGCAGGAGCTGGCCATCGCCCGCGCCACGGAGAACGTGGAAGGCCGCCTGCGGTTCCTGGTGCCCCTGAAGCACAACGACAAGGCCACGGCGGCGGACCTGCGCACGGCGGCGGAGCTCCTGCGCGAAGGCGCTCCGGCGGAAGCCCACGACCTGGCCTTGGAAGCCGAGCGAAGGGATCCGAACGCGCTGGAGACCCAGCTCCTGCTCGCGCGCATCTGCGACCGGGAGCGCATGACCCGTTGCGTGGAGCAGTCACTCGGCAAGGCCCAGAAGCTCGCGCCAACGGACCCACGGGCGGAGCTGCTCCGGGCGGACCTGAGCGAGGAGAAGGGCGACATCGAGGGCGCCACGGAGGCCCTGTCCAGGGCCTACAGCCGGGCTCCGGGGGATCCGCTCGTCGGCGTGCGCTACGGCCGGCTGCTCAGCCGGATGGGAAGGCCCGAGGACGCCCTGAAGGTCTTCACTTCCCTGGAGGGCAAGGTGCCCGCGGCCCGGCTCCTGGTGGAGCAGGGGTTGGTGCTCACGAAGGAGGGCCGCAGCCGCGAAGCCGTGAGGCTGTTGCAGCAGGCGGTGCAGAAGGACCCGAAGCTCGCGGAAGGCCACTTCCAGCTGGGCATCGCCTGGTTCCAGCTGGGCAACCAGGACGCCGCGGAGGAGGCCCTGCGGCAGGCGGACCGGCTGGACATCTCCGATACCCGCGCGCTGGGCACCCTCTGCACCCTCCAGGTGAAGGCAGGAAGGCTCGAGGGAGCCCGCCAGACGCGCACGGACCTGGAGCGGCGCTTCCCCCAGCGGATGGACGCCATCCGGGAGCAGTGCCGGCTGCCCTAAGCGCAGGGCATGCTCAGCGAGGCTCCTGCCCCCGGATCTGCCGGAGCATCCGGGCGGAGGCGATGACCGGCGCGTCCACGGAGCCATCGGCCCGTTCGGTGCGCACCACGGCCTGGAGGAAGGGGATTGCCTCTTCATCCCGGCCCTGCTGGAAGAGCAGCTCCCCCAGCGCGAACCGGGCGTGGGTGAGGAGGACCAGGTCCTCCGCCGCCACGGCGGCATCAATGGCGTCACTCAGCGCGGACTCCGCCAGCTCGGGCTGTCCGCGTCCA includes these proteins:
- a CDS encoding DUF7577 domain-containing protein, which codes for MKRVQFSVHRTVGEARMLAGALESAGLSVDIRGESLVPLSGEIPSTEAWVELWLWSEELEAGRQVLAELQANQEAANRSVTCPRCGEENPANFELCWSCELELPSGLRPHLRAV
- a CDS encoding tetratricopeptide repeat protein, producing MSEPTNEPGQRTGRRWNQGLRGVLWVCGVALAIHVIPLFLPRDMPEQELAIARATENVEGRLRFLVPLKHNDKATAADLRTAAELLREGAPAEAHDLALEAERRDPNALETQLLLARICDRERMTRCVEQSLGKAQKLAPTDPRAELLRADLSEEKGDIEGATEALSRAYSRAPGDPLVGVRYGRLLSRMGRPEDALKVFTSLEGKVPAARLLVEQGLVLTKEGRSREAVRLLQQAVQKDPKLAEGHFQLGIAWFQLGNQDAAEEALRQADRLDISDTRALGTLCTLQVKAGRLEGARQTRTDLERRFPQRMDAIREQCRLP
- a CDS encoding tetratricopeptide repeat protein; amino-acid sequence: MNTLEYLQRARELLGRGQPELAESALSDAIDAAVAAEDLVLLTHARFALGELLFQQGRDEEAIPFLQAVVRTERADGSVDAPVIASARMLRQIRGQEPR